CTCAAAATCACGGAAAACCCTCAGCAACACAACTGGGGTGCGCCATACGAGGACCCGTAGCACCTTGGCGGGAAACGATGAACTGTCGCCATGTTTGCCAAGTTGGCGGGAAATATAGAAACGAATATTTCACCGAAAGATATCATATTTACGATAGCAAATTTACACAATTTTCCGATCGCAATTCAGTAtatctttttcattatttaaaaGCCGTATTCCAAACAGTTTCGAGCttatttatttcgtatttGGTACTATTTTATTACGCGTATTCTGAGGTTGTGCCAGATCCATATCAAGAAATGCATAAAAATGTGTTATTCCTCTAACTTCACTGGTTTATAACTCGACGTACAGTTTCTCCAACCGTCTTTTCAATTCATCATACTTTTAAATCCCAGCATTCTCATTATTTCACTTCGTTTTCATTGCGTTGGTGATGTAGCAGAAGTTGCACGTTGACGCCTCGGTCGCGGGACTACTTCCAATAATTAGTTTGGGCACCccttacttattttttttctgcttttcttCCACAAGCCATCATCTGGTCGCAGGTCGATCCACCTagaacataacctcaaataaTAAACACCTACGAATTATCGTTTTTCTGTAACGCCGAAATGTTACTACCGTAAAATTCAGCGAATATTTGAGTTCATTACCGTTATCAATActgtctgtaaaaaaaattacacagatCGATAAGGCATGGCTTGCAAGATAAAAGATttgacaaaaatgaaattgctCTATAACTTGTCCCGCGGTATCTCTACTTCTGATACGAAATTCGCAAAATCCTACGCCGCGagagagggaaaatttttttcaaaaatcatgaaaGGAGAACGGACACCAAGGTGAGAGTCACAAATTGAAAGTAACATGCGACAAAATTAACGCggtatttttcaagatttgttAAAATAATACGATTTTATctttccacatttaatttcaatctcgTTTCATTTATGACAATCTTATTTCAGAACATGGAGTCAGGGTGGTAATAACAATTCCTCAAATCCTCAGACCTTATTGAAGCCACGCGTGCCGTACCAGAATAAACGCAGAAATGACGTTCTGAACAAGCTATTCATGAAGCATATAACAGACCTATTGACCACTGGAGAAGTAACTCCAGACATTGTTGTTCAAGGGGTTGAAATATCTCGTGTCAGTGTGACTCCAGATTTTAACAAAGTCAATGTATTTTGGTATGCCAAGGATGGCGCCGAGTCGGATGAACTTACCGAGCAAACCTTGCATAGGGCAGAAGGACCTCTGAGGCACGAGCTTAGCCAGCTCAGAGTAATGGGGGTTGTTCCGATGATTAAGTTTGTGAAAGACAGACAGTATATCAAGATCATAGAGGTTGATCAGAGGTTAAAAGTCGCCGATTTTGGGGAGGGTTTCGTTCCTACAGATCCGGCTCAACGCCTAAAGACTATTCCGGTATTAGACGTCGAGTTACCCTCTAAAGTATggtctgaaattgaaaaattagaagaGAATACACAAGAAATCGAGGAACAGTTTACCGAGGATCCATTACCAGCTATGAGAAATGATGTTTTGGGATTAGATCAAGCTCTAATCATGGCCAAGGTATATTTCGAATGATGCTATATGCTAACTTTACTACACGTGTATTGGCTATCAGAAATAATACTTTCATTCTGTTTTCTCTGTCAGGTTAAAGGTTCTTTGGATAAATCAAGAGTAGCTTTCAATAATCGATGCCTCAATATTCCGAACCCTGTATCCGAAGAAGTTCAAGAGAGTTCAAAGGTGACGGAATATTTGTCTGTGAAGCAGAAAAATGCAGCATTTTCTGCATTCTTGAGCAAAAGAcagattgatgaaaaaattagaaaaaagattaaaaaaagtaGGAATTTAAACCGTGAAGAGGAGCTTAGCTTTTTCGATAAACCACGAAttgttgatgatgatgacgatttTTTAGATGACAATGAACAAGAATTGAATCATTCGGATGAATTCTATGACAATAAACAcacataaaatatgtatattcattGTTTACCTCTGTTCGGAAACTTCTTGAACATAATTGTAACGCAACGCTTGTTCAATTACTTTGTCCCAGTGCTTTCAGtaggtggaaaaatttatgaggTAATCGTTAACGggttattcataaattttcac
This is a stretch of genomic DNA from Diprion similis isolate iyDipSimi1 chromosome 9, iyDipSimi1.1, whole genome shotgun sequence. It encodes these proteins:
- the LOC124410140 gene encoding uncharacterized protein LOC124410140 is translated as MACKIKDLTKMKLLYNLSRGISTSDTKFAKSYAAREGKFFSKIMKGERTPRTWSQGGNNNSSNPQTLLKPRVPYQNKRRNDVLNKLFMKHITDLLTTGEVTPDIVVQGVEISRVSVTPDFNKVNVFWYAKDGAESDELTEQTLHRAEGPLRHELSQLRVMGVVPMIKFVKDRQYIKIIEVDQRLKVADFGEGFVPTDPAQRLKTIPVLDVELPSKVWSEIEKLEENTQEIEEQFTEDPLPAMRNDVLGLDQALIMAKVKGSLDKSRVAFNNRCLNIPNPVSEEVQESSKVTEYLSVKQKNAAFSAFLSKRQIDEKIRKKIKKSRNLNREEELSFFDKPRIVDDDDDFLDDNEQELNHSDEFYDNKHT